TCTAATTGTCCGTCGTTCATGATGGTCTTCATCCTCCCATCATGAACAGTCGCCGCCTTACTTCAGACTCATCTTGTATTAGAAATAAGCCCTCCCTTCAGACTCATCTTGCATTGGAATAGACTCTCGGTCGCCTCGAACCAACGATATAATGCAACGTAACCGGTACGCCCCTTCGAGATAACCAGCTCACGGCAGTGAGTGTCAACGAGGCGGCCGATCAGGGGGTGGCGTGCCAGGAGCTGGACTGCTTCGCGAACGCCTTTTATCGTCGCGAGGGCCGCAGTGGGGTCGCGTTCGGCAATGAATTCAAATATCCGCTCGAGATCCGTTACTGCGCGCGGACTCAGCTGGACCGCTGCCATGTCTTGGCACGCGGGCGCTTGGCGCCTCCATCCTTCGCCTTAGCTTCAAGATAGTCAAAGACCTCCTCGGCATCATACACTTTGCCGGCACGTAGCACGTCGCCCTCAGCCTTGCGAGCATCCTCAAGGAATTGGCGACGCAACTCCGCGCGTTCAGTCTCTCTTGCGATGGCTTCTACCATAAATGCATGCGCGGACTGGCCGCTTCCCTCCACGAGGGCAGCGATGCGTTCCTTTAACTCATCAGACAGCTTGAGGCTCGTGATGGACATCACTGGTGCTCCATTAACGAAGGTATTAACATAGTAATACCGCCTGATCCCTCGGTCAACGGGAAGAAAATAGAACGTACCGGCCGACGGGACAGTCGCATTCCAGCCAACGCCTTTAGGATAGGCAATGACGCGGCTGCCGCCGATGGCGCATCACCGTGAGCCGCTGAGGTGTCACTGATGTTGACCGGCGGGCTATTTCACCCGCATGCCCGGTTGCGCACCCTCATCGGGGGCGAGCAGAAAGATGTCCTTTCCGCCCGCGCCGGCGGCGAGCACCATGCCCTCGGAAACCCCGAAACGCATCTTGCGCGGCGCGAGATTGGCGACGACCACGGTGAGCCGGCCGATCAACTGCTCGGGGGCGTAGGCCGACTTGATACCGGCGAATACCGTGCGTTGCGCGCCGCCGAGATCGACAGAGAGTTTAACGAGTTTATCGGCGCCCTCGACGGGCTCGGCATTGACGATGCGGGCGATGCGCAGATCTATCTTGCCGAAGTCTTCGACGGTAATTGTTTCGCTAGCAAGCGTGGCCGAAGGAGCAACCGTGCTCGGTTTCAAGCTCTCACGATTCGCGGCGACTAGGGCCTCGATGGTTTTGGGGTCGATGCGCGTGATCAAGTGCCGGTAAGGGCGAATACGTGCTGGCAGGGTGTCCAGATCACGCCAGTTAAAACTCCGGTCGAGTCCAAAAAGATCCCGCGCGACCCTTTCCGTGAGATTGGGGAGGATGGGCGCGAGGTAGACCGAAAGGACATAAAACGCATGCAAGCTCTTTGAGCAGACCAGTTGCAATTCTTCCTTACGAACGGGATTTTTTTCTAGTATCCAAGGTTGGTGCCGGTCGAAGTATTGGTTGACGGTGTCCGCGACGCGCATGACTTCGCGCAGGACCGCCCCGTAATTACGGCCTTCGTAATTTTCGGCAATCGGGCCGGCCGTGTCCAAGGAGTTTTGGATCAGCGCGCGGGCGTCCTCCGGACAGTGAACCGCAGCAGCCAATTCGCCGTCGAAGCGCCGGGTGATAAATCCGGCCGCCCGGCTCGCGATGTTGATGTATTTTCCAATCAGATCCGCATTTACGCGGGAGGCGAAGTCCGCGAGATTGAGGTCGATGTCCTCCATCGTGCCGTTGAGCTTAACGGCATAGTAGTAGCGCAGGTACTCGGGGTTTTTGATGTGATCGAGGTAGCTGCGGGCAGTGATAAAGGTCCCGCGCGACTTGGACATCTTCTCTCCGTTCACGGTGAGGAAGCCATGCGCGAAGATGCGGGAGGGCGTGCGGTAGCCCGAATAATGCAACAATGCGGGCCAGAACAAGGCATGAAAGTAGAGAATGTCTTTCCCGATGAAGTGATAGAGCTCGGCCTTCGACGCCGCTCCCCAGTACGCCTCGAAGTCGAGTCCCGCGCGCTCGCAGAGATCCTTGAAACTCGCCATGTAACCAATCGGTGCATCCAGCCAGACATAGAAATATTTCCCCGGCGCCTCCGGGATCTCGAAACCGAAATACGGGGCATCGCGCGAGATATCCCAATTTTTAAGACCGGCGGTGAACCATTCATTGAGTTTGTTGGCGGCTTCGGGCTGCAAGTGACCGGCGCGCGTCCATTCCCTGAGAAAGTCCTCGCACTGGCTCAAGCGAAAGAAATAATGATCTGATTGCTTGCGGATCGGAGCCGCGCCGGAGAGGGCGGAATAGGGATTGATAAGCTCGGTCGGTTGATAGGTGGCGCCGCAGATCTCACAGGCGTCTCCGTACTGGTCCCGGGCATGACAGCGCGGGCATTCACCCTTGATAAACCGATCCGGCAGGAACATGTTCTTGACCGGATCGTAGAGCTGCTCGATGGTGCGCGCTTCGATCAGCCCCCGGGCTTTTAGCTTCAGGTAGATGCCCTCGGCCAACGCGCGGTTCTCTTGCGAGTTGGTTGAATAGTAATTGTCGAATGCGATGTGAAACTCCGTAAAATCGCGCAGGTGTTCCCCCTGCATCCGCGCGATGAGTTGCTCGGGGGCGACCTGCTCGGCCTCGGCGCGCAGCATGATGGGCGTGCCGTGGGTGTCGTCGGCGCACACGTAGTAGCAGCGGTGGCCGCGCATCCGCTGGAACCGCGCCCAGATGTCGGTTTGAATGTATTCGACCAGGTGCCCGAGGTGAATGGGACCGTTGGCGTAGGGGAGGGCGCTGGTGACCAGGATGTCTCTCGGTCCGTTCACGGCGGTAATACTCCTTCAATAGGGATTTCTTAAGTTAACATCAAGCCAATGCCGTGTCATTGCGTCTTGCAACCTTAGGATATAGTGTAAAATAGCCGTTCGTCCGCCTGGCCGAAATCCTGGCCGAAATCTATGATGACAACCGTCACGAAAGAGCACATCGAAGCCGCGCTGAGGCGCTATCAAGACCCTTATCTCGGATGTGATCTCGTCAGCGCCAAGGCAGTCAAAGATATACGCATCGACGGCGATTGCGTGCGCGTCGCGGTCGAACTCGGTTATCCGATCAAAGACTGGAGCGAATCCTTGAAGGGTGCGCTCAAGGAAGTACTCGGCAATGTCGAGGGCGTTCGCGAGGCAAGTGTCGGGGTCACTCAGAAGATCATTTCGCATTCGGTGCAAAAGGGCGTCTCTCCCTTACCCGAGGTCAAGA
The Pseudomonadota bacterium DNA segment above includes these coding regions:
- a CDS encoding ribbon-helix-helix protein, CopG family, with the translated sequence MSITSLKLSDELKERIAALVEGSGQSAHAFMVEAIARETERAELRRQFLEDARKAEGDVLRAGKVYDAEEVFDYLEAKAKDGGAKRPRAKTWQRSS
- the metG gene encoding methionine--tRNA ligase codes for the protein MNGPRDILVTSALPYANGPIHLGHLVEYIQTDIWARFQRMRGHRCYYVCADDTHGTPIMLRAEAEQVAPEQLIARMQGEHLRDFTEFHIAFDNYYSTNSQENRALAEGIYLKLKARGLIEARTIEQLYDPVKNMFLPDRFIKGECPRCHARDQYGDACEICGATYQPTELINPYSALSGAAPIRKQSDHYFFRLSQCEDFLREWTRAGHLQPEAANKLNEWFTAGLKNWDISRDAPYFGFEIPEAPGKYFYVWLDAPIGYMASFKDLCERAGLDFEAYWGAASKAELYHFIGKDILYFHALFWPALLHYSGYRTPSRIFAHGFLTVNGEKMSKSRGTFITARSYLDHIKNPEYLRYYYAVKLNGTMEDIDLNLADFASRVNADLIGKYINIASRAAGFITRRFDGELAAAVHCPEDARALIQNSLDTAGPIAENYEGRNYGAVLREVMRVADTVNQYFDRHQPWILEKNPVRKEELQLVCSKSLHAFYVLSVYLAPILPNLTERVARDLFGLDRSFNWRDLDTLPARIRPYRHLITRIDPKTIEALVAANRESLKPSTVAPSATLASETITVEDFGKIDLRIARIVNAEPVEGADKLVKLSVDLGGAQRTVFAGIKSAYAPEQLIGRLTVVVANLAPRKMRFGVSEGMVLAAGAGGKDIFLLAPDEGAQPGMRVK